From Amphritea atlantica, a single genomic window includes:
- a CDS encoding ParB N-terminal domain-containing protein yields the protein MNETVLKDIPLSDIKTTINNLSLQNRTNGELCADTVADYADKIDTILEERPIEVSELDGDFYLTNGFHRLTAYRAAHPEAETIPAQVKPALTPDVVVLRARSANFDNGVSLTPSERKANVIALAVSLNYGGTCEKAFIEQLHEITKISRPTLKRHTKEIRNTIQWNRTRQIALHRLAGKSQRETADLLGVKKEVVERADKERKEAPFAPLPNDPLTRVGIYNRLIRAASFNISMKDINDASESWCDPLADFDYKDLEHLEDKVNSFHVPRSLPELEELYPRPVTPRDRKFRTDLENLYAVAVLHTEHSYEDWVPDMVHTQLEHRGIIEFVETDYARDEHVRLVETGERVEWDGSNWSVVPRICTSVSNAASELPTQSSKGAALNLDSFRTPAQDFQKKAARDAKTNCYSPVPVAKQITLAAKLAAACSSASTFIDALNHENARGYIPSKSEVDQLIEQLQSYRAQL from the coding sequence ATGAACGAAACAGTACTCAAAGATATCCCCCTATCTGACATCAAGACCACCATCAATAACCTTTCGCTGCAGAACCGCACTAACGGTGAGCTTTGTGCTGATACAGTCGCTGACTACGCAGACAAGATCGACACCATTCTGGAAGAGCGCCCAATTGAGGTCAGCGAACTGGACGGCGACTTTTACCTAACCAACGGCTTCCATCGTCTGACCGCATACCGAGCAGCCCACCCTGAAGCTGAGACCATCCCCGCCCAAGTCAAGCCTGCGCTGACTCCAGATGTCGTAGTCCTACGCGCACGATCAGCTAACTTCGATAATGGCGTATCGCTTACCCCCAGTGAGCGCAAAGCCAACGTGATCGCTCTGGCAGTGTCGCTCAACTACGGCGGCACCTGTGAGAAGGCATTCATTGAACAGCTACACGAGATTACCAAGATTAGTCGGCCCACGTTGAAGCGTCACACCAAGGAAATTCGCAACACCATACAGTGGAATCGGACACGGCAGATCGCCTTGCATCGTCTGGCAGGAAAGAGCCAACGTGAAACGGCTGATCTGCTGGGCGTCAAGAAGGAAGTTGTCGAACGCGCTGACAAGGAGCGTAAAGAGGCCCCCTTTGCCCCCCTGCCGAACGACCCACTTACTCGTGTAGGGATTTATAACCGACTGATCCGCGCTGCGTCCTTCAATATCTCAATGAAGGATATTAACGATGCTTCTGAGAGTTGGTGTGATCCGCTGGCTGATTTTGACTACAAAGATCTCGAACACCTAGAGGATAAGGTTAACTCCTTTCACGTCCCCCGCTCCTTGCCTGAGTTGGAGGAGCTATACCCTCGTCCCGTCACGCCACGTGATCGAAAATTTCGCACCGATCTTGAAAATCTGTATGCGGTCGCTGTCCTCCACACAGAGCACAGTTATGAAGACTGGGTACCAGACATGGTTCATACACAGCTAGAGCACCGCGGCATCATCGAGTTCGTTGAAACTGACTACGCGAGAGATGAACACGTCCGACTAGTCGAGACTGGTGAACGTGTCGAGTGGGATGGCAGTAACTGGTCAGTGGTGCCGCGAATTTGCACGTCTGTCAGCAATGCGGCAAGCGAACTCCCTACCCAATCATCCAAAGGAGCCGCTCTGAATCTAGATAGCTTTCGCACTCCTGCTCAGGATTTCCAAAAAAAAGCAGCGCGTGACGCTAAAACCAACTGTTATTCACCCGTACCAGTCGCCAAGCAGATCACACTGGCAGCGAAGTTGGCCGCAGCATGCTCGTCAGCATCGACCTTCATCGATGCACTCAACCACGAAAACGCTCGAGGCTACATTCCGTCCAAAAGCGAGGTTGACCAATTGATCGAGCAGCTACAGTCCTACCGAGCACAACTGTAA
- the phnC gene encoding phosphonate ABC transporter ATP-binding protein has product MSAIKITALRKSFNRVSVLKDVSIEVQKGEMVALIGSSGSGKSTLMRHLSGLTFADRSSPSSVEVLGRKVQKNGRPAKQLRATRARIGNVFQQFNLVNRLSVQTNVLIGALSRIPTYRSLLGWFTKEEKLKALQALESVGLREHALKRASYLSGGQQQRVAIARGLMQEAEVILADEPIASLDPESSRLVMETLQKINRELGITVVVTLHQVDYAQKYCRRAIALKEGEVYFDGPIEDLDTALLTDLYGTNIPEGSRGYQANELPEKLSDFELNPV; this is encoded by the coding sequence ATGTCTGCTATCAAAATTACTGCTTTGCGAAAAAGTTTCAATCGGGTTTCGGTTTTGAAAGATGTTTCGATTGAAGTGCAAAAAGGTGAAATGGTTGCCCTGATCGGTTCTTCCGGTTCGGGTAAATCAACCCTGATGCGTCACCTCTCCGGCCTGACATTCGCTGATCGTTCATCTCCATCGAGTGTAGAAGTGTTGGGGCGTAAAGTTCAGAAAAACGGCCGTCCTGCCAAACAGCTTCGTGCTACCCGGGCCCGCATCGGTAATGTGTTTCAGCAGTTCAATCTCGTTAACCGGCTCAGTGTGCAGACCAATGTTCTGATTGGTGCGTTAAGTCGTATCCCTACCTATCGCAGCCTGCTGGGCTGGTTTACTAAAGAGGAAAAGCTCAAAGCGCTGCAGGCCCTGGAGTCTGTCGGGCTCAGAGAGCATGCGCTGAAGCGCGCTTCTTATCTGTCCGGTGGCCAACAGCAGCGGGTGGCGATCGCCCGAGGGCTGATGCAGGAGGCCGAAGTTATCCTTGCCGATGAGCCGATCGCCTCTCTGGATCCGGAATCATCCAGACTAGTGATGGAAACATTGCAGAAGATCAACCGGGAACTGGGTATCACCGTTGTGGTAACCCTGCATCAGGTTGATTATGCGCAGAAATATTGTCGTCGTGCGATCGCTTTGAAAGAGGGTGAGGTCTATTTCGATGGTCCTATTGAAGATCTGGACACCGCTCTGCTAACCGATCTGTATGGCACCAATATACCCGAAGGATCGCGTGGATATCAGGCAAATGAATTGCCTGAAAAACTTTCTGATTTTGAACTTAACCCTGTTTAA
- a CDS encoding recombinase family protein: protein MTTFAYCRVSTLDQDTTIQEEALRKAYPDAVVRTEKASGTTTEGRPVLELILEMVGAGDKVVVWKLDRLARNMNDLTNIVQVLEDKGSSLEILDQNIDTATAAGKAFLQMLGVFAEFETNLRKERQLAGIAKAKQEGKYRGKQATINAEKVKELKADGMGATAIAKELGIGRASVYRLLGA from the coding sequence ATGACCACCTTCGCCTACTGCCGTGTATCTACACTCGATCAAGACACCACCATCCAAGAGGAGGCGTTACGCAAGGCCTACCCTGATGCCGTAGTCCGCACAGAGAAAGCATCAGGAACAACCACTGAGGGACGCCCAGTACTGGAGCTGATCCTTGAGATGGTTGGTGCTGGAGATAAGGTCGTTGTCTGGAAGCTAGATCGACTGGCCCGGAACATGAATGACCTGACGAACATTGTGCAGGTCTTGGAAGACAAGGGTTCCTCTCTGGAGATTCTTGACCAGAACATCGACACAGCCACTGCAGCCGGGAAAGCCTTCCTTCAGATGCTGGGAGTCTTCGCTGAGTTCGAGACCAACCTACGCAAGGAACGCCAGCTGGCAGGTATCGCCAAGGCCAAGCAAGAAGGTAAATACAGAGGCAAGCAGGCGACAATCAACGCTGAGAAGGTCAAGGAGCTGAAAGCTGACGGTATGGGAGCGACAGCTATAGCTAAGGAGCTGGGGATAGGTCGAGCGTCTGTCTATCGGTTACTCGGTGCATAA
- the phnD gene encoding phosphonate ABC transporter substrate-binding protein gives MKLKQVFSRLAAGLAVTAALTGVSVAQAEETKTLNFGIISTESSQNLKTIWVPFLADMSAKLNMEVKPFFASDYAGIIQAMRFNKVDVAWYGNKSAMEAVDRAGGEIFAQTVDVSGNPGYWSVLLAPSDNDTLNSVEDVLEHSNELAFGNGDPNSTSGFLVPSYYVFAKNGVDAKKAFKRVTNASHEANFMAVANGQVDVATNNTENLARVAITHPKMVDKVKVIWKSPLIPSDPIVWRKNLSESDKGKIYDFFMSYGKTNNDKELDILKDLQWAPFKASSDDQLLPIRQLALFKNRAKMINNSALSDAEKAQKINEIDEQLAVLNRRMAALQAAAL, from the coding sequence ATGAAACTTAAGCAAGTGTTTTCCAGGCTGGCTGCTGGTCTGGCGGTAACTGCTGCATTGACTGGTGTCAGTGTTGCTCAGGCTGAAGAAACTAAGACGCTGAATTTTGGCATCATCTCGACAGAGTCCTCCCAGAACCTGAAGACTATCTGGGTTCCGTTTCTGGCTGATATGTCTGCCAAGCTGAATATGGAAGTTAAGCCTTTTTTTGCTTCTGACTATGCGGGCATTATCCAGGCAATGCGTTTTAACAAGGTTGATGTTGCCTGGTACGGCAACAAGTCCGCGATGGAAGCGGTAGACCGAGCGGGTGGTGAGATCTTTGCCCAGACTGTTGATGTGTCGGGTAACCCGGGTTACTGGAGTGTTCTGCTGGCGCCTTCCGACAATGACACACTGAACAGTGTTGAAGACGTACTGGAACACAGTAACGAACTGGCATTCGGTAACGGTGATCCTAACTCCACTTCAGGTTTCCTGGTACCTAGCTATTACGTATTTGCAAAAAATGGTGTTGATGCGAAAAAAGCGTTCAAGCGTGTCACCAACGCCAGCCACGAAGCCAACTTTATGGCGGTGGCTAACGGCCAGGTTGATGTTGCGACAAACAACACTGAAAACCTTGCCCGCGTAGCAATTACTCATCCGAAAATGGTCGATAAAGTTAAGGTGATCTGGAAGTCGCCGCTGATCCCGTCTGATCCTATTGTATGGCGTAAGAATCTGTCTGAATCAGACAAAGGCAAGATCTATGACTTCTTCATGAGCTATGGAAAAACTAACAATGATAAGGAGCTGGATATTCTGAAGGACCTGCAATGGGCTCCGTTCAAGGCTTCCAGCGATGATCAGTTACTGCCTATTCGTCAGCTGGCGCTGTTTAAGAATCGTGCAAAGATGATCAATAACTCAGCTCTGTCTGATGCTGAAAAAGCACAGAAAATCAACGAGATTGATGAGCAGCTGGCTGTGCTGAACCGTCGTATGGCGGCCCTTCAGGCGGCTGCGCTGTAA
- the phnF gene encoding phosphonate metabolism transcriptional regulator PhnF — MAIYREIATQLRDEIGARYISGDLLPSENQLAERFDVNRHTVRRAIDELVQDGLVRRHQGLGCRVVQKPIDYALHDRAAFSHNLNQIGLGLETEVLGRRITVLPDILAEQLALAEGTTVLEVQTRRFIGPDPVCLIRHYLFDLPDDALGGFVEGSLHSYLLQHFDLELQRGSTRLRARMPTFDECNQLAISRGVPVMEVYTRNFCRQTGQLREYSIARSRSDFFEYRVEPKP, encoded by the coding sequence ATGGCTATTTATCGCGAGATTGCGACACAACTGAGAGATGAGATTGGTGCCCGGTATATATCCGGGGACCTGCTGCCATCGGAAAATCAACTGGCTGAACGCTTTGATGTAAACCGGCATACCGTCAGACGAGCGATTGACGAACTCGTTCAGGATGGGCTGGTGCGCCGTCATCAGGGGCTTGGCTGCCGTGTAGTGCAGAAACCGATCGACTATGCACTGCATGACCGGGCGGCATTTTCTCATAACCTGAATCAGATCGGACTGGGGCTGGAAACCGAAGTGTTGGGTCGCCGGATTACGGTATTGCCTGACATCCTGGCTGAGCAACTGGCGCTGGCGGAGGGTACTACCGTACTGGAAGTTCAGACCCGTCGCTTTATTGGCCCCGACCCTGTGTGCCTAATCCGCCATTATCTTTTCGATCTGCCGGATGATGCCCTGGGTGGGTTTGTTGAGGGGTCGCTGCACTCTTATTTGCTGCAGCATTTCGATCTTGAGTTGCAGCGGGGCAGCACCCGTTTACGGGCCAGAATGCCAACCTTTGATGAGTGTAATCAGTTAGCAATAAGTCGCGGGGTTCCGGTAATGGAGGTATATACCCGCAACTTTTGCCGTCAAACCGGGCAGCTGCGGGAATACTCAATCGCCCGCAGCCGAAGCGATTTTTTTGAATACCGAGTGGAACCAAAACCATGA
- the phnG gene encoding phosphonate C-P lyase system protein PhnG, translated as MNISTEQRQHWIAVLAKAPTEALRTLSDSVVSDMQFEVIREPEIGLMQVRARMGGTGDAFNMGDMTVTRCVVRSHNDTLGFSYIAGRNKPHALRAAQLDAMLQLSDFHQRLIDTVIEPLKQQLINTRQVKQQAIAATKVDFFTLVRGED; from the coding sequence ATGAATATTAGTACTGAACAGCGTCAGCATTGGATCGCTGTGCTGGCAAAAGCGCCCACTGAGGCACTGCGGACGCTATCCGATTCAGTGGTCAGTGATATGCAGTTCGAAGTGATCCGTGAGCCGGAGATCGGTTTGATGCAGGTGCGCGCACGTATGGGCGGTACCGGGGATGCATTCAATATGGGGGACATGACAGTTACCCGCTGCGTGGTGCGCAGTCATAACGATACCCTGGGATTCAGTTACATTGCCGGTCGCAATAAACCCCATGCACTGCGGGCGGCGCAGCTTGATGCAATGTTGCAGCTGTCAGACTTTCATCAGCGCCTGATTGACACGGTTATTGAGCCGCTTAAGCAACAGCTAATCAATACCCGGCAGGTAAAGCAGCAAGCTATTGCTGCCACCAAAGTTGATTTCTTTACTCTGGTCAGAGGGGAGGACTAA
- the phnE gene encoding phosphonate ABC transporter, permease protein PhnE: MTTDSYVNTNAVVSKPFNWMAALSWGVLFAMLGWGWEGAEMNPMVLIRDSGNMAEFAADFFPPDFSDIKFYLEEMAITIHIALWGTVLSILLSIPFGILSSENLMPVWIYQPVRRLMDASRAINEMVFAMLFVVAVGLGPFAGVLALFIHTTGVLAKLFSEAVEAIDPRPVEGVRATGANIFEEILYGVIPQVLPLWISYSLYRFESNVRSATVVGMVGAGGIGVILWESIRGFQFQQTCAVMIVIVICVTLTDLLSQRLRKAFI; encoded by the coding sequence ATGACCACAGATTCATATGTGAATACAAATGCCGTAGTCAGCAAGCCATTTAACTGGATGGCCGCGCTGAGTTGGGGTGTTTTATTCGCCATGCTTGGATGGGGATGGGAAGGTGCAGAGATGAACCCCATGGTATTGATCCGTGATTCGGGCAATATGGCGGAGTTTGCAGCTGACTTTTTTCCACCCGATTTCAGCGATATTAAATTTTACCTCGAAGAGATGGCGATCACGATTCATATCGCCCTCTGGGGAACCGTTCTTTCGATACTGTTATCGATCCCTTTTGGCATTCTCAGTTCGGAAAACCTGATGCCGGTATGGATCTATCAGCCGGTGCGTCGATTGATGGATGCTAGCCGTGCCATCAATGAGATGGTATTCGCCATGCTGTTTGTCGTGGCGGTAGGTCTGGGGCCATTTGCCGGCGTGCTGGCGCTGTTTATTCATACCACAGGGGTGTTGGCGAAACTGTTTTCAGAAGCGGTTGAAGCAATTGATCCACGACCTGTTGAGGGTGTCAGAGCAACCGGTGCCAATATTTTTGAAGAGATTCTCTACGGTGTTATTCCTCAGGTTCTGCCTCTGTGGATCTCCTATTCACTCTACCGTTTTGAATCCAACGTACGTTCAGCGACGGTTGTCGGAATGGTGGGCGCGGGCGGGATAGGCGTAATTCTCTGGGAGAGCATTCGTGGTTTCCAGTTTCAGCAAACCTGCGCGGTGATGATCGTTATTGTTATCTGTGTAACCCTGACCGACCTGTTGTCTCAGCGGCTGCGCAAAGCATTTATCTGA
- a CDS encoding acetyltransferase, translating into MKRLSEHPSLAADAQIRDVEFGRFNEVGERCKLVNSRLDDYAYIGNDADIINTTIGKFCSVASHTRLNPGNHPVEKAAMHHFTYRSSMYGLGDDDESFFQWRRDQPVKIGNDVWIGHGAVVLAGVTVGNGAVIAAGAVVSKDVGDYAIVGGVPAKPIRQRFSEEVIQGFNLICWWDWEDALLRERMADFRTLSGEDFLAKYIE; encoded by the coding sequence ATGAAAAGGTTATCAGAGCATCCCAGTCTTGCGGCTGATGCACAGATACGGGATGTTGAATTTGGTCGTTTTAATGAGGTTGGCGAGCGTTGCAAACTGGTGAATTCACGTTTGGATGACTACGCCTATATCGGTAATGATGCCGACATCATTAATACAACGATCGGTAAGTTCTGTTCGGTTGCCTCTCATACCCGGCTGAATCCTGGCAACCATCCGGTGGAAAAAGCGGCGATGCATCACTTTACCTATCGCAGTTCAATGTATGGCTTAGGCGACGACGATGAATCCTTTTTTCAGTGGCGCCGGGATCAGCCAGTCAAAATTGGCAATGATGTCTGGATCGGTCACGGGGCGGTTGTGCTGGCCGGAGTTACTGTGGGCAATGGTGCGGTGATCGCCGCGGGAGCCGTGGTATCCAAAGATGTAGGCGACTACGCCATCGTTGGCGGTGTACCGGCTAAACCGATCCGTCAACGCTTCAGTGAAGAGGTTATTCAGGGGTTTAATCTGATATGTTGGTGGGACTGGGAAGATGCGCTGCTGCGTGAGCGAATGGCGGATTTTCGTACACTATCCGGTGAAGATTTTCTGGCAAAGTATATTGAATGA
- the rnhA gene encoding ribonuclease HI, whose product MINIYTDGACRGNQNTFNMGGWGFVLTDKATGKARHCWGHEANTTNNRMEMTAAIKALHAIRNRSRSEVTVYSDSNLMVKGMTEWLSGWKAKGWKNSGKKPVENKDLWVQLEELSALHNVTWQHVKGHNGNAGNELADQLANRGADGQQGKQDFVGGM is encoded by the coding sequence ATGATCAACATTTATACTGACGGTGCATGCCGTGGGAACCAGAATACCTTCAACATGGGCGGCTGGGGATTCGTACTGACTGATAAAGCCACAGGAAAAGCGCGTCACTGTTGGGGCCATGAGGCCAACACAACAAACAACCGGATGGAGATGACTGCAGCGATAAAAGCACTTCACGCTATTCGTAATCGTAGCCGATCTGAGGTCACTGTCTATTCTGACTCCAATCTGATGGTTAAAGGTATGACCGAGTGGCTGTCCGGCTGGAAAGCTAAGGGCTGGAAGAACTCCGGTAAGAAGCCAGTAGAGAACAAAGACCTCTGGGTACAACTGGAAGAACTGAGCGCCTTACACAACGTCACTTGGCAGCATGTTAAGGGTCATAACGGCAACGCAGGCAATGAGCTGGCTGACCAATTGGCTAATCGTGGTGCTGATGGTCAGCAGGGTAAGCAGGATTTCGTAGGTGGTATGTAA
- a CDS encoding carbon-phosphorus lyase complex subunit PhnI, whose product MYVAVKGGEKAIRAAHKLLAISRRGDPAEAELGVKQVEQQLSLAVARVMTEGSVYDPELAALAIKQSAGDLVEAIFLLRAYKTTLNRFGISVPVNTGQMQIERRISATYKDVPGGQVLGPTFDYTHRLLDFSLMAEGEFDNHSDSQSDTADCEAADSEQGTDAVSKVLAILERESLMVRETDHQTEPTDITRDPITYPADRSARLQSLVQGDEGFLLALGYSTQRGYGRNHPFAGEIRIGEVEVSIVPEELGFEIEIGSIQMTECEMVNGFTRHTDGDVKFTRGYGLGFGQCERKAMAMALVDRSLQAADYDEEVVSPAQQEEFVLSHCDNVEAAGFVSHLKLPHYVDFQSELELLRRIRAAERSDSAKETNS is encoded by the coding sequence ATGTATGTAGCTGTTAAAGGAGGCGAAAAGGCTATTCGTGCAGCCCATAAACTGCTGGCGATCAGCCGTCGCGGTGATCCGGCGGAAGCTGAACTGGGCGTTAAACAGGTTGAACAGCAGCTGTCACTGGCTGTGGCCCGGGTGATGACCGAGGGTTCGGTGTATGACCCCGAACTGGCAGCGCTGGCTATCAAACAGTCTGCCGGCGATCTGGTGGAAGCGATCTTTCTGTTGCGGGCGTATAAGACCACGCTGAACCGCTTTGGTATCAGTGTGCCGGTCAATACCGGGCAGATGCAGATTGAGCGGCGTATCTCAGCCACCTATAAAGATGTCCCCGGTGGCCAGGTACTGGGGCCAACCTTTGATTATACCCACCGTTTGCTGGATTTCAGTCTGATGGCCGAGGGCGAGTTCGACAATCATTCCGATAGCCAGTCAGACACTGCCGATTGTGAAGCTGCTGATTCTGAACAGGGCACCGACGCTGTATCAAAAGTGCTGGCGATTCTGGAACGCGAAAGTCTGATGGTCCGCGAGACCGATCATCAGACTGAGCCCACCGATATCACCCGCGACCCGATCACCTACCCGGCTGATCGCAGTGCCCGTTTGCAGTCTCTGGTGCAGGGAGATGAGGGCTTTCTGCTGGCACTGGGGTATTCCACCCAGCGGGGCTATGGTCGCAACCACCCCTTTGCGGGTGAGATCCGCATCGGAGAGGTCGAGGTCTCCATTGTGCCGGAGGAGCTGGGGTTCGAGATTGAGATCGGTTCTATCCAGATGACTGAGTGCGAAATGGTGAATGGCTTTACCCGTCATACTGATGGCGATGTGAAGTTCACCCGTGGTTACGGGCTGGGCTTTGGACAGTGTGAGCGGAAAGCGATGGCGATGGCTCTGGTCGACCGCTCGCTGCAGGCGGCTGACTACGATGAAGAGGTGGTTTCGCCGGCGCAGCAGGAGGAATTTGTATTGTCTCACTGCGATAACGTTGAAGCCGCAGGCTTCGTATCCCACCTGAAACTGCCTCATTACGTTGATTTCCAGTCTGAGCTGGAGCTGTTGCGTCGTATACGGGCTGCTGAGCGGAGTGACTCTGCTAAGGAAACAAACTCATGA
- a CDS encoding tyrosine-type recombinase/integrase: MASPWKHPDSGIYYHRVGVPKDIRDQIGKSVIKYSLNTRDFTEAKRLFASHYADTQALFQQARNRTTLSTKDIETLAQRWLQAAVDSMEEAGDFENYLADFGGNITDASSLISDALEKGYKAQLRLVRYHVDTVLSDNNVLLTEGSDEYKALTGRICWRLMELSKIAQDRFYGNWKSAPEVAQRLSDHKLGTEKTKLNYKPLSVMVDDFTKYKTDRGDWSGKTLRDPVSVYEQFIEYIGADVDPHTITRDQLRDFVALLHQLPQRYTIIPRLKNKSLEKLVEIAADEELPLLSPTTVKKKFVFIKSLFSHAEQEEWVDKNRATGITVPKGKSKKRVPYRPEELQAIFDETRDAERPSDYWSPRISLATGMRSNEILQLTKADVQQANGVWFLDVNTDTDDETGKDKKAKTDNSQRKVPVPQVLIDAGFLAYVESIKEGRLFPCVALAAADGTYSFTYSKRFNPMLKRLGLKPSQDEMIIRDFHSFRHTFRSNARAYGIAKENAELIGGWKSQNDRTAGDNYGLHYDAFIAELKVNADKIDYSDITF, encoded by the coding sequence CTCGTGACTTTACCGAGGCAAAGCGTCTCTTTGCGTCACACTACGCAGACACTCAAGCTCTCTTTCAGCAGGCGCGTAATCGAACCACTCTCAGCACCAAAGATATCGAAACATTAGCCCAGCGTTGGCTTCAAGCTGCTGTCGATTCGATGGAGGAGGCTGGTGATTTTGAGAACTACCTTGCAGACTTCGGCGGCAACATTACAGATGCTAGCAGCTTGATCTCTGATGCACTGGAGAAAGGGTACAAGGCTCAACTACGGTTGGTGAGATATCACGTTGATACTGTCCTATCAGACAACAACGTACTCCTGACTGAAGGTAGCGATGAGTACAAAGCTCTGACTGGACGTATCTGCTGGCGTTTGATGGAACTCTCGAAGATCGCACAGGATAGGTTCTACGGAAATTGGAAGTCAGCACCTGAAGTGGCGCAGCGTCTCTCTGATCATAAGCTAGGCACGGAGAAGACCAAGCTGAACTACAAGCCGCTCAGTGTGATGGTCGATGACTTCACTAAGTACAAGACTGATCGTGGAGACTGGAGCGGGAAGACGCTGCGTGATCCTGTGAGCGTCTATGAGCAGTTCATAGAGTACATTGGGGCTGATGTTGATCCACATACTATCACCCGTGATCAGCTGCGAGACTTTGTTGCTCTGCTGCATCAGCTGCCACAGCGATACACCATAATCCCGCGACTGAAGAACAAGTCACTGGAGAAGCTTGTTGAGATAGCAGCTGACGAAGAGCTTCCCTTGCTATCACCAACTACGGTCAAGAAGAAGTTCGTCTTCATCAAATCCCTGTTCAGCCATGCCGAGCAGGAAGAGTGGGTCGATAAAAACAGAGCTACAGGAATCACCGTACCGAAGGGCAAGAGCAAGAAGCGTGTACCGTATCGACCTGAAGAGCTGCAGGCCATCTTTGATGAGACTAGGGATGCTGAGCGTCCATCTGATTACTGGAGTCCTCGTATCTCTCTGGCTACAGGCATGCGCTCAAACGAGATTCTACAGCTGACCAAGGCTGACGTTCAGCAGGCTAACGGTGTCTGGTTCCTGGATGTGAACACTGACACAGACGATGAGACTGGCAAGGATAAGAAAGCCAAGACAGATAACAGTCAGCGTAAGGTTCCAGTACCTCAGGTGCTTATCGATGCTGGCTTCTTAGCGTATGTCGAGAGTATCAAAGAAGGGCGCTTGTTCCCTTGTGTGGCACTGGCAGCAGCTGACGGTACTTACTCCTTCACCTATAGCAAACGCTTCAATCCAATGCTCAAGCGGTTAGGCCTCAAGCCTTCACAAGATGAGATGATCATTCGAGACTTCCACAGCTTCCGGCACACCTTCCGATCCAATGCGAGGGCGTATGGTATTGCTAAGGAGAACGCTGAGCTGATTGGCGGCTGGAAGAGTCAGAACGACAGAACAGCAGGTGATAACTACGGTCTGCACTATGACGCATTCATAGCAGAGCTGAAGGTCAACGCTGACAAGATCGATTATTCAGACATTACGTTCTAG
- the phnH gene encoding phosphonate C-P lyase system protein PhnH: MNSIALQIGFRDSVTNAQQVFRSLLTVMSEPGVIETLDQTEALDTLSPAAFSTCLALLDSTTRLWLAERFAIDSVIRNLSFHSGCRLTGNANEADFVLCPADQLPPLELLKLGSAEYPDRGCTLLVQVGQLSDRVLPGADVLRLQGPGIADQRILSVESLPAELIRYLTERPDPFPLGLDIVLLAGGSVTAIPRTTIVEVN; the protein is encoded by the coding sequence ATGAACAGTATCGCACTTCAGATTGGCTTCAGGGACAGCGTGACCAATGCGCAACAGGTGTTTCGTTCGCTACTGACAGTAATGAGCGAACCGGGCGTAATTGAAACGCTGGATCAGACCGAGGCGCTGGATACTCTTTCGCCGGCAGCATTTTCAACCTGTTTAGCGCTCCTGGATTCAACCACCCGGCTCTGGCTGGCGGAGCGGTTTGCTATCGATAGCGTGATAAGAAATCTCAGTTTTCATAGCGGCTGCCGTCTGACTGGCAATGCTAACGAAGCGGATTTTGTACTCTGTCCGGCAGATCAGTTGCCACCACTGGAGCTGCTTAAACTGGGTTCCGCTGAATACCCTGACCGGGGCTGCACTCTGCTGGTTCAGGTCGGACAGCTGTCTGACAGGGTGTTGCCCGGGGCCGATGTCTTGCGTTTGCAGGGGCCTGGAATAGCGGATCAGCGAATCTTGTCGGTTGAATCACTGCCCGCCGAGCTGATCCGCTATCTGACTGAACGGCCCGATCCGTTTCCGCTGGGGCTGGATATTGTATTGCTGGCGGGGGGATCAGTTACGGCGATACCCCGCACCACTATTGTGGAGGTGAACTGA